The Zygosaccharomyces rouxii strain CBS732 chromosome G complete sequence genome contains a region encoding:
- the SNF7 gene encoding ESCRT-III subunit protein SNF7 (similar to uniprot|P39929 Saccharomyces cerevisiae YLR025W SNF7 Involved in derepression of SUC2 in response to glucose limitation involved in glucose derepression) produces the protein MWSYIFGGSSSGSSGKNRDLPKKAIVELREHINLLGKKQSHLQTQISNQENEAKTFLTKGNKSMAKNSLKKKKIYEAQLTKLEGQMDSLEQQLFSIESANLNLETMRAMKQGAKAMKTMHNGLDIDKVDETMDEVREQVELGEEISDAISRPMYTGANEVDEDELDEELDALAQDEKSKEQVPQVSQPQAAEPVGQKPVSLPNAPNSKIESSKAQSNEPQGQQQNDEEDEDERALRELQAEMGL, from the coding sequence ATGTGGTCGTATATTTTTGGTGGATCTAGTTCTGGATCCAGTGGCAAAAACAGAGATTTGCCCAAGAAAGCTATAGTAGAACTCAGAGAACATATCAACCTACTGGGGAAGAAGCAGTCACACTTGCAAACACAAATTTCGAACCAAGAAAATGAGGCCAAAACGTTCCTCACCAAGGGTAATAAATCTATGGCTAAGAActctttgaagaagaaaaaaatctatGAAGCTCAATTGACTAAGTTAGAAGGTCAAATGGATTCTTTAGAACAGCAGCTATTCTCGATCGAAAGTGCTAACCTGAACCTGGAGACCATGAGAGCCATGAAACAAGGTGCTAAAGCTATGAAGACCATGCATAACGGTTTAGATATTGATAAAGTCGACGAAACGATGGACGAAGTTAGAGAACAGGTTGAATTGGGTGAAGAAATTAGTGATGCAATTTCAAGACCAATGTACACAGGGGCCAATGAAGTGGACGAAGATGAACTGGATGAGGAATTAGATGCGCTTGCACAAGATGAGAAATCGAAGGAACAAGTACCACAAGTTTCACAACCACAAGCGGCCGAACCGGTTGGCCAGAAACCAGTATCATTACCAAACGCCCCAAATAGCAAGATAGAATCATCAAAAGCACAGAGTAATGAGCCGCAAGGACAACAgcaaaatgatgaagaagatgaagacgaacGTGCATTAAGAGAATTACAAGCAGAAATGGGATTATAG
- a CDS encoding uncharacterized protein (conserved hypothetical protein): MTDNHHDTRLVPQHQRIITSSQWVFDKNRDEPSSSTPIHSSSSCASSLANSGSLDHRTHHVQIKPKSSPTSSVDKEARKKAKELENMKLQMEYNTARQENDKLKNVISKLKQEVDTYTKILDERARLPNKQLQNAPPMSSLLINSNAKRRKKTTSRDNKQQIKQEPVPSQVPKEGGPKQDLDLSINPSLTFPQSGLPNIIPTNKIMTNDVMFGALNSDTNMNISGSSDRPNPMAKRQTKSKKNAKNGGNSADNVSPDDIMLMHTLTDVLSHME, translated from the coding sequence ATGACGGACAACCATCACGATACGCGGCTAGTGCCGCAGCATCAACGTATTATAACCTCTAGTCAGTGGGTTTTTGATAAGAACAGAGATgaaccttcttcttcaacgCCGATTCATAGTAGCAGTAGCTGCGCAAGCAGTTTGGCAAATAGCGGTAGTCTGGATCACAGGACACACCATGTCCAAATAAAGCCAAAATCGTCACCAACATCTTCGGTGGATAAGGAGGCACGTAAGAAGGCAAAGGAGTTAGAGAATATGAAACTACAAATGGAGTATAATACAGCAAGACAGGAGAACGataagttgaaaaatgtaatttccaaattgaagCAAGAGGTTGACACTTATACCAAAATTCTAGATGAAAGGGCAAGGCTGCCGAACaaacaattacaaaatgCACCACCGATGTCAAGTCTGTTGATAAATAGTAATGCgaaaaggaggaaaaaaacTACTTCAAGAGACAACAAACAACAAATAAAACAGGAACCAGTTCCATCACAAGTACCCAAGGAGGGGGGACCTAAacaagatttggatttaaGTATAAATCCATCTTTGACTTTCCCACAATCTGGGCTGCCTAATATTATCCCAACGAACAAAATAATGACCAATGATGTCATGTTTGGTGCATTAAATTCAGATACAAATATGAATATTAGTGGTAGTAGCGATAGGCCCAACCCGATGGCGAAGAGGCAGACCAAATCGAAGAAAAATGCCAAGAATGGTGGTAACAGTGCGGATAATGTCAGTCCCGACGACATTATGTTAATGCATACATTGACTGACGTGCTGTCGCATATGGAGTGA